From the Acidobacteriota bacterium genome, the window TCCAGCCCGCCGTCGAGTCGGTGGGGAGCCCCAGTCTCCGAGGTTCGTAACAGGCCCCTGTTTCACTCTGTATGATCCGTCCCGTCGTCGGGGACGGGGGGGGCGCTATCCACCAAGGACAAAAAGAAATCCATGAAGGGGCGCGAAGGACGACGAAGGACCACCAAGGGGTTGGAGGAGGCTATAGAGGGATCTGTCACGGCGCGCTACGGGGAGAAGTTTCCCGACCGCGAACCATCCCGGTCACCCCCATGCTATCATCGGGCCGTTGTGAGTCGACGGGGGGCCGTGCGGCCATGGACAAGATTCTGCTGAGAGACATTCGACTGCAGATGAAAGTAGGAACCACCCGGGAAGAACGCGGTCGGGCCCAACCCTGCCGGGCCGACCTGACCCTGTGGAGGTCCCTGGAGAAAGCCCGGGACGGACGGTTGGACCAGACAGTCGACTATAGCGCGGTCTATGCCCAGGTCGAGAAGTTGTGCGAAAGCCGAACCTTTACCCTGCTGGAGGAAGCGGCTCTGCAGATCTGCCGAGAGGTGCTGAAGGACTTCCCGGTCAGGAAGGTCAGGGTTCGAATCGGCAAGACCAGTCCCTTCAGCGAGAAACTGGGTTTCGTCGGAGTCCAGGTGGAGCGGCGCCGGTCCTGGCTGTCCTGAATTCCGACCATTCCGGTTACGGGAGCTTTGCATGAAGGCGGTGATCCTGGCGGGCGGCGAAGGAACCCGGCTCAGGCCGTTGACCCTCCAGGTGCCCAAGCCGGTGGTTCCCATCGCCAACGTCCCTTTTCTGGGATATCAGCTCGACTTGCTGCGCCGCCACGGCGTCAGCGAGGCCATCCTGAGCCTGGGCTATCGGCCCGACAAGATCGAAGCGGAATTGGGAGACGGCAGCCGTTTCGGGATTCGGCTACGCTACGTGGTCGAGCAGTCTCCCCTGGGTACCGGCGGGGCCTTCAAAAACGCGGAGCCATTCCTGGACGGTACCGCTGTCGTTTTTAACGGGGACATTCTCTGCGACTTCGATCTGACGGAGATCCTTCGGTCCCACCGCCGGCGCGCGGCAACGGCCACCTTGACCCTGACCCGAGTCGACAACCCTTCCGCCTACGGATTGGTGGAAACCGGGCAAGATGGCCGAGTGGCGCGCTTCCTGGAGAAGCCCGGCCGCGACCAGGTCACCTGCGACACCATCAATGCCGGGCTCTATGTGCTGGAACCGGAAGTCCTGAAGACGATTCGGGCCGGCGTGAACACCTCCTTCGAAAGGGAGGTGTTTCCAGGTCTGCTGGCCGGCGGACTGCCGGTCTATGCCTATATTTCTCCGGGTTACTGGATTGACATAGGAACCCCACAAAAGTACCTGCAGGCTCACCGGGACATTTTTCAGGGGCGGTTTGTGTCGCCTGTATCCGGTTTCCGGTTCGACCCGGCGGAACCCCCTGAGCCCGAGGATTGCGTTGGCCTCGTGCGGAATTCGGTGGTCGCCGATTCGGTCCGCCTCGGGGACCAA encodes:
- a CDS encoding NDP-sugar synthase, with translation MKAVILAGGEGTRLRPLTLQVPKPVVPIANVPFLGYQLDLLRRHGVSEAILSLGYRPDKIEAELGDGSRFGIRLRYVVEQSPLGTGGAFKNAEPFLDGTAVVFNGDILCDFDLTEILRSHRRRAATATLTLTRVDNPSAYGLVETGQDGRVARFLEKPGRDQVTCDTINAGLYVLEPEVLKTIRAGVNTSFEREVFPGLLAGGLPVYAYISPGYWIDIGTPQKYLQAHRDIFQGRFVSPVSGFRFDPAEPPEPEDCVGLVRNSVVADSVRLGDQSRVLGSAIDRDCRVGEGAVVDGSVLWKGVQVGEGAQLRGCILGNGCRIGPHAVVGEGVVLGDDARLSANSRLPSP
- a CDS encoding dihydroneopterin aldolase, which produces MDKILLRDIRLQMKVGTTREERGRAQPCRADLTLWRSLEKARDGRLDQTVDYSAVYAQVEKLCESRTFTLLEEAALQICREVLKDFPVRKVRVRIGKTSPFSEKLGFVGVQVERRRSWLS